In Hydrogenispora ethanolica, the following are encoded in one genomic region:
- a CDS encoding NAD-dependent epimerase/dehydratase family protein produces the protein MAKILITGSRGTIGTPLTKELIKRGHDVWQVDLQHCNEANYIRADISEYRQLERVFKQNYDYVYHLAAEFGRINGEEYYEQVWKTNVIGTRNILEFQQRLGFKLIFTSSSEIYGEPGNLYLNEELPETLPLFQHNDYAISKWVNELQIVNFQKKFHTSTIRVRLFNAYGPGELYHPYRSVVCLFCYRALHNQPFQVYKNYHRVFMYIDDLIPTLANIVDRFMPGRVYNIGGNEYRSVEELAELVLQYTGASRDLVQILPEDTHNTVNKRPDITKAVTELGHSPRIPLEEGIPNTIRWLQSIYEPVRVPVVLEEL, from the coding sequence ATGGCTAAGATTTTGATTACCGGAAGCCGAGGAACGATCGGAACACCGTTGACGAAAGAGCTGATAAAGCGGGGCCACGATGTATGGCAGGTAGATCTTCAACACTGTAATGAGGCAAATTACATCCGGGCTGACATCAGCGAATACCGCCAACTGGAAAGGGTATTCAAACAGAATTATGACTATGTTTATCATTTAGCCGCTGAATTTGGCAGAATTAACGGCGAAGAATATTATGAGCAAGTCTGGAAGACCAATGTCATTGGAACCCGCAATATTCTTGAATTTCAACAACGACTGGGATTCAAGCTGATATTCACCAGTTCCTCTGAAATTTACGGTGAACCAGGCAATTTGTATCTCAATGAAGAGCTGCCGGAAACATTACCATTGTTCCAACATAATGATTACGCCATCTCAAAATGGGTAAACGAACTCCAAATCGTTAATTTTCAAAAAAAATTCCATACCAGCACCATCCGGGTGAGACTCTTCAACGCATATGGGCCGGGAGAATTATATCACCCGTACCGCAGCGTGGTCTGCCTCTTTTGCTATCGCGCTTTGCATAATCAACCATTTCAGGTTTATAAAAACTATCACCGGGTGTTTATGTATATTGACGACTTGATTCCAACCCTCGCCAACATCGTTGACCGGTTTATGCCAGGACGGGTCTATAACATCGGCGGAAACGAGTATCGGAGCGTTGAAGAACTGGCGGAACTCGTATTACAATATACGGGAGCCAGCCGTGATCTCGTTCAAATTTTACCCGAAGACACCCATAATACGGTGAATAAACGTCCGGATATCACCAAAGCAGTCACCGAACTAGGACATTCACCCCGCATTCCGTTGGAAGAGGGCATTCCTAATACCATCCGTTGGTTGCAGTCGATTTATGAGCCCGTTCGTGTACCGGTGGTTTTAGAAGAGCTGTAA
- a CDS encoding DUF3794 domain-containing protein, whose amino-acid sequence METDDLKNDVSLKKETKKTKSSKKSKKTIAKAEETKEELTQPQPPKKAEETKKKKKPSKKKKKTQATAEQLTVSQAEKKIDTDLEPQSMGQIEVGKIPDIALDPRPLGPVEVSKIKVQFLSKEKTAARSQQTASTSSETSEEATDQSQSLQSEDQDEPAVKNMQGGTVTVQPTSANVVTNTNAPAAVESLQALHQVQLAQTVNLPLSAIKIRNVVGKICDLTTEIISNKVIVQGIVHEQLFFVGTDGIVHHLAGDDHFSTFIDVPGAQPCMNADVSAVIEEIITELAPNGLSVTKKIIIQVFVKVTETVQANLQTGDGPLLFVKQVVGENTNQTLVEADITLGAPAIKVDEIVGKICNLETEIIKDKVIIQGILHKQIFFVDTANLGRHQGEDLPFSLFVDVPGVTPGMDVQVHSTIEGIFFELITPTLLRQKAVLEFFVKVTENITLPVLLGDGPLFKVEEFVGENRVQDLSDTTLTLFKPALKIREIVSKLCDLETHVIKDKVIVQGIIHKQIFFIGTDNIEYHQAEDVPFSVFLDILGATSSDSVHLTTEIEAVFFELLTTTQLRQKVIIAIQAVVTREVQLNLVIGTGPLFKLEQVIGENTTQVLVVAEEAITPVSPITPVTPVTPVSPVTISTETIVIPGQIVTNVLVELPEAAIKIKEIIANVTNLSAQVIPDGVLVEGIVDKTVVFVNADNVVRSISEQIPFSILVSIPGISQDQVIRVTVNIEDISFKLVNSGSAANQLIVLEAVVESTTQSPQQFTVVTNVSGPGIVQTKLRVIANVLVSGGGTVTQEIDVVTDVSGPGIGNVTKQVIPLIVVGSGNPNPVPVEVVTDVQLV is encoded by the coding sequence GTGGAAACGGATGACCTTAAAAACGACGTTAGTTTGAAAAAGGAGACTAAAAAAACAAAGTCCAGTAAAAAGAGTAAAAAAACGATAGCAAAAGCCGAAGAAACCAAAGAAGAGCTTACCCAGCCGCAACCCCCCAAAAAGGCAGAAGAGACAAAAAAGAAAAAAAAGCCTTCCAAGAAAAAGAAGAAAACTCAAGCAACCGCTGAACAGTTAACCGTCTCTCAGGCAGAGAAAAAAATAGATACAGACTTGGAGCCTCAATCCATGGGTCAGATTGAGGTCGGCAAAATTCCAGATATCGCTCTTGATCCTCGGCCGTTAGGTCCGGTTGAGGTCAGTAAGATAAAGGTACAATTTCTTTCCAAAGAGAAGACAGCAGCACGTTCCCAACAGACAGCCAGTACTTCAAGCGAAACAAGCGAAGAGGCAACTGATCAAAGTCAGTCACTCCAATCCGAAGATCAGGACGAACCAGCGGTAAAAAATATGCAAGGCGGAACAGTTACGGTTCAACCAACGTCGGCAAACGTGGTGACCAATACCAATGCACCGGCAGCGGTTGAATCTCTGCAGGCGCTGCACCAGGTCCAACTGGCCCAAACGGTGAATCTGCCTTTAAGCGCGATAAAGATTCGAAACGTAGTAGGTAAAATCTGTGATTTGACAACCGAAATTATCTCAAACAAAGTTATCGTCCAAGGGATCGTCCACGAACAATTATTCTTTGTCGGCACGGACGGCATTGTCCATCATTTAGCCGGCGATGACCACTTCAGTACGTTTATTGACGTTCCCGGCGCCCAGCCTTGCATGAACGCCGATGTGTCGGCGGTTATCGAGGAGATCATCACCGAGCTGGCTCCGAACGGTTTATCGGTGACCAAAAAAATAATCATCCAGGTATTCGTCAAGGTTACCGAGACAGTCCAAGCTAACCTGCAAACCGGAGATGGGCCATTACTCTTTGTGAAGCAGGTGGTCGGGGAGAATACAAACCAGACATTGGTCGAAGCCGACATAACACTGGGCGCCCCGGCGATTAAAGTCGATGAGATTGTCGGAAAAATCTGCAATCTTGAGACAGAAATCATCAAAGACAAGGTCATTATTCAAGGGATTCTTCACAAGCAGATCTTCTTTGTGGACACCGCCAACTTGGGCCGCCATCAGGGAGAAGACTTACCATTCAGCTTGTTTGTCGATGTCCCAGGCGTAACCCCGGGAATGGATGTGCAAGTCCATTCAACCATCGAAGGAATCTTCTTCGAACTGATTACTCCAACCCTCTTGAGGCAAAAAGCGGTCCTGGAGTTCTTTGTCAAAGTGACGGAGAACATTACGCTCCCGGTATTGCTGGGAGACGGCCCGCTCTTCAAAGTCGAAGAGTTCGTCGGCGAAAACCGGGTTCAGGATCTAAGCGACACCACGCTAACTCTGTTCAAACCGGCGTTGAAGATCCGGGAGATCGTTTCCAAGCTCTGCGATCTGGAGACCCACGTCATCAAAGATAAGGTTATCGTCCAAGGGATAATCCACAAACAGATCTTTTTCATTGGGACAGATAATATTGAATACCATCAGGCTGAAGACGTTCCGTTTTCCGTCTTCCTGGATATCCTTGGCGCTACATCCTCTGATTCGGTTCACCTGACCACGGAGATCGAAGCGGTCTTCTTTGAGTTGCTTACTACAACCCAGTTAAGACAGAAAGTAATCATTGCAATACAGGCTGTAGTAACCAGAGAAGTACAGTTGAATTTAGTAATCGGTACGGGTCCCCTCTTCAAGTTGGAGCAAGTAATCGGGGAGAATACCACCCAGGTTTTGGTAGTTGCCGAGGAAGCGATTACACCCGTCTCACCGATTACGCCGGTGACTCCGGTGACCCCGGTCAGTCCCGTCACAATCAGCACCGAAACGATTGTCATTCCAGGACAGATCGTCACCAATGTTCTGGTTGAACTACCGGAAGCTGCGATTAAAATAAAAGAGATCATCGCAAACGTTACCAATCTTTCGGCCCAAGTCATTCCCGACGGTGTTCTGGTGGAAGGGATCGTCGACAAAACCGTGGTTTTCGTCAATGCCGACAATGTAGTACGGAGCATTTCCGAACAGATTCCTTTCTCAATCCTGGTCAGTATCCCGGGGATCTCGCAAGATCAGGTCATCCGAGTTACGGTCAACATCGAAGATATCTCCTTTAAGCTGGTGAATTCCGGTTCTGCGGCGAATCAACTGATCGTGCTTGAAGCCGTTGTAGAATCAACCACTCAAAGTCCACAGCAATTTACGGTGGTCACCAATGTGAGCGGACCGGGAATCGTCCAAACGAAGTTGCGGGTCATCGCGAACGTCCTGGTCTCCGGCGGTGGCACTGTGACTCAAGAAATCGATGTAGTGACGGATGTCAGCGGTCCAGGCATCGGCAATGTAACGAAACAAGTGATACCCTTAATTGTCGTAGGGAGCGGGAATCCAAATCCAGTGCCCGTGGAAGTCGTAACCGACGTTCAGCTGGTATAA
- a CDS encoding CAP domain-containing protein has product MSQPNTAKSLKPTTLIYPAFIALTFVLTYSSIVRAQTAVLVRTNDPSPKSTTQGSPPASSLAASSGKRVTSFHEVSVLTREEQELVLLINQERSHTGLPELEIDPILVKLAQAKSRDMVSENYFGHISERLGTVYDQLKRAGYVYQAVAENLTGAPNYRKAHARLMSSSSHRGNLLNPRFTRIGVGIVKGGPFGEMITEILVD; this is encoded by the coding sequence ACGCTTATTTATCCAGCATTCATCGCACTCACATTCGTACTCACTTACTCATCCATCGTTCGAGCACAAACAGCAGTTTTGGTACGTACCAACGATCCAAGCCCGAAATCTACCACCCAAGGTTCTCCACCAGCTTCGAGTTTGGCGGCTTCATCCGGAAAGAGGGTAACCAGTTTTCATGAAGTGTCAGTTTTAACCCGTGAGGAGCAAGAACTGGTTCTTCTGATTAACCAGGAAAGATCGCACACTGGTTTGCCGGAACTGGAGATTGATCCGATTTTGGTGAAGTTGGCTCAAGCCAAGAGCCGGGATATGGTCAGCGAAAACTATTTCGGCCATATTTCCGAACGACTGGGTACCGTATATGATCAATTGAAACGAGCGGGTTATGTTTATCAGGCGGTCGCCGAAAACCTGACCGGCGCTCCGAATTATCGGAAAGCGCACGCCCGGCTGATGTCCAGTTCCTCTCATCGCGGCAATCTATTGAATCCCCGTTTTACCCGAATCGGAGTTGGGATCGTCAAGGGCGGCCCCTTCGGTGAAATGATTACCGAGATCCTGGTCGATTGA